The following nucleotide sequence is from Paenibacillus odorifer.
TAACCGGCACGATCCAGATGCGACTTGAGTGGGTTCCTCTCACTAGCAAGGAAGAGGATCAAATTTCTACGACTGAGTTATTATCATACTTGTCCAAGGAATCCATCTTTTTGACACCATTACAAAAGGAAAAAGTACGCTTGCATTTTACATCCAAGATTAATGAGGCTCGCAAAAAATGCAAAGATGACACCAGTTTTTCTATGTTTGAAGAGATGAAAAAGGCGTTAGACTACCGCAAGTGGTACCGATTTGATATGTTCATCACACGCAAGGGAATTCCAGAGGAACGTTTTACAAATAAAGTGTTTGGGGAACTTAGCGGAGGGGAAAAGGCGATGAGTATTTATTCACCATTGTTTGCAGCGATAGCCGCTAAATACTCTTATGCTGCACCAGATGCCCCTCGTGTCATTTCACTAGATGAGGCTTTTGCAGGAATTGATAGCGAAAATATTGCACAAATGTTCCAACTTGTACACGACTTTGAATTCGACTATATTATGAATTCCCAGGTGTTATGGGGGTGTTACGATACGGTAGATGAACTATCTATTGCTCAAATTCTACGCTCTGTAGATTCTCCTGTGCTCGCTGTTGCGCGTTACTACTGGGACGGAAAAGAAAAATATCTTTTATCGGTAGAGAATAGTATTGAGGAGTATTCTAGCAATGCAGGATAAGTGGCAACTAATCGAGATTTTTCGGCGTAGCATCGGTTTCGGCCGCCTCTTCGATTTGTATCGTAAGAAGTTTGAAAGCTATGGAGCATTCGGAACTGTTAAAATGCTGCCCACTAGAGAAGAGGACAAAGCACTAAGGGGATTTCTTGGCGTTAGATACAAGGGACCTCGTTTTCCTGCAATAGATTTTGAAAAAGCGGTCATAGAAGCAGGTTACTCTATTTCTCTAATTGAGTTGTTAGAGCTCTATTATGGCTGTCGATTACTTACTAAGCGTGAACAAAAGGAACTAAAGGTTTCAGCATGGGAGAACCTTTTTGTACGCGTAGAACAAGACTTTATTATGCGATTCAATGTTTCTGATTCTGATAAAGAATATTTTTTCCAGAAGACATTTAGATGGTGTGAAAGATTAAAAGCGGGGGACGTCAAAGGTCATAGGATTTTGAGTATTGCTTTTGACAAAGGCGCAAATGTTGATTCAGAATTATTCACCTGTATAAGCGCTCTATGGCATTTGCTCATGAGAAAGGATGAGATGTTTAAAGCTTGTGGAATATCTACTGGGAAAATTAGATTACCAATGTTTGCTGCTTATGTTACTGAAGATTCACATGCTTTTGATAAAACAAATGTAATAGGAAGATTATTATGGAGTGCCCTGGATGATATAAGTAGCCAAAGTCTAATGCTAAGCGAGAATGTTAATAGTCATTTGACAGTCATTCCAGAGTATTTGTTAGAGAGGCAAATTTATAGGCATTTTGACATTTTAGATGACGATCTTAGTTCAATTTCACATGTTTTTGTACCACATTTGGTTAATGGAATTTCTCCTCGAACATTAAATTTACGTGAAATTGAAGAGATGAAACAACTACCACAATACTCGTCAATGTATATTATTGAAAATCCGTCTGTCATTTCTTATCTGGTAGATGAAACAATCCATTTTCTTAATTTAAACAAATTTACTTTGGAGCAATTACCATCGAATTTTCCAGCTTTACTTTGCACTATAGGTCAGGCTAGAACCGCTTCTAAAGTATTTATAGAAAAGTGTCTTACAGCAAACCCAAACTGTGTTATTTATTATTCCGGGGATCTTGATGTCCCAGGCATTCAGATGATGAATAATATGAAAGAACAATTTTCAGCAGAGTTTTACGCTTGGCGCATGGATGCTTCTATATATCGAAAATATGTTGCATCTAAAAGTAAAGCTTTATCAGATGCAGACTTGAAAATCCTCCAAGAAAAAGATAGTGGTTTAGAGAAAGAGATGGTGCAGATTAAGGCAAAAGTTTATCAGGAATTGTTTGGTAAAGAATTGAGAGGTGATTGGATTAAAGAAGTATCTGCTGTGTTTTCTGTGAATCAGTTTGATAAATAAATCAATAGTTAAATGTTGAATGTTGCTGTTGATCAATTAGTAAAAGTTAAGAAAATACTTCTGGATTTCTCTGATGTATTCTCTTAACTTCATTGAGGCTTGTTCAATCAATAATAAACATGGTGTGAGTTTATATCTTTTTGAGGATTTCCTATTATTAGGTTTCATATAGGTCAATTTATGAAGAGGTTCAATAAGTAATCGTTAGGAACGATAGATCGTTTCCTGGTCAGGATTATAAACTTAATTGCGGCGGTCTATATAGCTAGTTTTTTTTGGAGCACTGCCGCACTTAATCTTGCCTTCGGAGTTAGAAATTACGAAACAGCTCAATAAACCAGAGATTTGCCTTTGCTATTGGTGAGAAGAGGCAGCAATAATAGATATGTCGCTAAGTATATTTCTTAACGAGTGTTAACACCTATATCCGAGGGTTTGTACAAGAAATCTGAGAGGGCAGCGAGTGTCTCTCCTAAAAGATGAGCGCTCCGGGAGCTCTAGTCAATTTGATTTGGTTTTAGAATTGAAGAACTTAAGTGATAGAGTGATATATAGGTCCACCTTGGGGAAGCGGAGCTTATTTTGAACTTTTGATAAATGACCTAGGAAACAGTTGCCTGTTCTATTAGATGTATTATTCTACGTTACTTCATTTTAGTAAGTCGAATTTGAAAAAAAAGAGAGGTAATTGAATGTTTATTAAGAAATTACATATTGGGAAATACAAAAAACTAAATGGTTTTGAGGTGGAATTTAAAAAAGTGAAAAATGTAAAGTTTAATTTGTCTGTTCTAATAGGTGAGAATGGAACTGCAAAAACGACAATCTTGCAGGCAATTACGAATCTATTATCTGACACCAAAGAAAAAAATAAAATGATTGAATCCTATATAGAATATGAATTTATCAAGGATAATCAAATAACAGAACATATGATAACAACTTTTGATATAGGTGAGCAGTTGCCAAGTAATCTTATCATCTCATCCTATACCCCAATTGAGAAAATCTATATGCTCGCCAAGAATTCGGAAATACCAAGGTGCCCAATTATTTATTCAGAAATGGGATTTAGCAAATTGAAATATATTATTAATAAATTCGTCACTGAAAATTCTGTGAAAACCCCGAAGATGAATGATATTGTAGACTATATTGGGTACTATCCTCACCAATACTTAATCGAATTTAGCAAGTCCATAACTTCCACATCTACTATGGAGAATGGTTTATTGAAGGGGCGATATGATGATGTCTCTGAGAAGTTATTAGAACATTTAGATCAAAATATAGAGATAGAAAGTCTACTTCAAAAATATGAGCACAATCTCGAAGTTTATGGCAGATCAAAAAAATTGAATAACACACTATCACGGCACATAATGAAATTTCAAAATCTTAATAGAGCTTTTAATGACAGATCTAGACTTTCAAAGAATCAACAAGAGCGTGTATTTTTAGAATATGTATACATATTAATTAAAATGAAAGAATTTACAAACATCTACTCTGAGGTTATAAATACATACTATAAAGGTGAGACCCAAAAACTTGTACACTCATCAAAATTAGTGAATTATTTAAATGGGCAAAACGAATTTTATAAAGACCTAGAGTTCTTAGAGCTGTTCAATAAGTATCCTATTTCTGACTTGTGGTTTAATTCGGTGAATGATACTCCTGATACTGTACCTTTATCTTACTGGAGTTCCGGTGAATTAAGTTTGTTCTTAAGACTTATTGAAATCGCGTACTCGATTTCAGAAAACTCACTATTATTAATCGACGAACCAGAAACAAATTTACATCCAAAATGGATAAATAGTTATATTAACATTTTAAAATCAATAATCGATGTTAATTGTCACATAATAATTGCTACACATGCTCCATTAATCATTTCAGATATACCAAAAGAAAGTATCATTTTACTAAAAAAAGAAGGTTCGTCTGTCAAACAGGCCCAAATAGAAGAGAAGACTATAGGTCTCGATTATGAAGAAATTTTGAAAAAAATATTTGACGTTAACGAAAAGGAAGATACTACTTTGGAAAGCTATGAACAGGAAATTCTAAAATACATTGAAGATGAGAATATTAATTCAGCTATTGA
It contains:
- a CDS encoding DUF2399 domain-containing protein, whose translation is MQDKWQLIEIFRRSIGFGRLFDLYRKKFESYGAFGTVKMLPTREEDKALRGFLGVRYKGPRFPAIDFEKAVIEAGYSISLIELLELYYGCRLLTKREQKELKVSAWENLFVRVEQDFIMRFNVSDSDKEYFFQKTFRWCERLKAGDVKGHRILSIAFDKGANVDSELFTCISALWHLLMRKDEMFKACGISTGKIRLPMFAAYVTEDSHAFDKTNVIGRLLWSALDDISSQSLMLSENVNSHLTVIPEYLLERQIYRHFDILDDDLSSISHVFVPHLVNGISPRTLNLREIEEMKQLPQYSSMYIIENPSVISYLVDETIHFLNLNKFTLEQLPSNFPALLCTIGQARTASKVFIEKCLTANPNCVIYYSGDLDVPGIQMMNNMKEQFSAEFYAWRMDASIYRKYVASKSKALSDADLKILQEKDSGLEKEMVQIKAKVYQELFGKELRGDWIKEVSAVFSVNQFDK
- a CDS encoding AAA family ATPase: MFIKKLHIGKYKKLNGFEVEFKKVKNVKFNLSVLIGENGTAKTTILQAITNLLSDTKEKNKMIESYIEYEFIKDNQITEHMITTFDIGEQLPSNLIISSYTPIEKIYMLAKNSEIPRCPIIYSEMGFSKLKYIINKFVTENSVKTPKMNDIVDYIGYYPHQYLIEFSKSITSTSTMENGLLKGRYDDVSEKLLEHLDQNIEIESLLQKYEHNLEVYGRSKKLNNTLSRHIMKFQNLNRAFNDRSRLSKNQQERVFLEYVYILIKMKEFTNIYSEVINTYYKGETQKLVHSSKLVNYLNGQNEFYKDLEFLELFNKYPISDLWFNSVNDTPDTVPLSYWSSGELSLFLRLIEIAYSISENSLLLIDEPETNLHPKWINSYINILKSIIDVNCHIIIATHAPLIISDIPKESIILLKKEGSSVKQAQIEEKTIGLDYEEILKKIFDVNEKEDTTLESYEQEILKYIEDENINSAIELYDQLGDSPTKFNLFLKIKKTLIDKDE